From a region of the Anaerolineae bacterium genome:
- a CDS encoding methyltransferase has product MKSRERVRTALAHKEPDRVPIDLGGSLVTGINAVAYHRLKQYLGIDGQPVKVANIILQLAEVEEPVRRRFGVDVIELPLLEPVPGVKNTRWKQWTLPDGSPALISADFEPERTPQGDLLIRTPDGRIAHWMPAGTYHFLPKEPPIKEATLEELERFEPARLSDEELEFLHHVARRLYQETDYAIFGWFGGSLIESGQFARGWAEFLMDLKLNPDFASKLIAKLAEAALRDLKRYIEAVGEYVDVIGFGDDLGTQMGLQFSPEFYRKFFFEHHRRLYSMVHTHTRAYVFLHSCGSVYDLIPDLIEAGVDILNPVQTAAAKMEPERLKKEFGDRLSFWGGGACPQTVLPWATPEEVEEHVRQRLRIFAPGGGYVFAPIHNIQPDVPPQNIVAMYEAVLKWGHYPIS; this is encoded by the coding sequence ATGAAGTCCAGGGAAAGGGTTCGCACAGCCTTAGCTCATAAAGAGCCCGACCGGGTCCCAATAGACCTTGGTGGTTCTTTAGTTACCGGGATAAATGCTGTAGCATACCACCGCCTCAAACAATACCTCGGGATTGATGGGCAGCCTGTAAAAGTTGCCAACATAATTTTGCAATTGGCGGAGGTAGAGGAACCGGTAAGGAGACGTTTTGGGGTGGATGTGATAGAGCTTCCCCTTCTGGAACCAGTGCCTGGGGTTAAGAACACCCGGTGGAAGCAGTGGACTTTACCAGATGGCTCTCCAGCATTGATTTCAGCAGATTTTGAGCCCGAACGAACTCCCCAGGGCGATCTCCTCATAAGGACTCCCGATGGACGTATAGCCCATTGGATGCCAGCAGGCACCTATCATTTCCTCCCTAAGGAACCCCCTATAAAAGAAGCAACTCTGGAAGAGTTGGAGCGCTTTGAACCAGCTCGCCTGTCAGATGAAGAACTGGAATTTCTCCATCATGTTGCTCGTCGCCTCTATCAAGAAACCGATTACGCAATTTTCGGATGGTTTGGGGGAAGCCTGATTGAAAGTGGACAGTTTGCAAGGGGCTGGGCTGAGTTCCTGATGGACCTCAAGCTGAACCCTGATTTTGCCTCAAAGCTTATAGCTAAGTTAGCCGAAGCCGCTTTGAGGGATTTAAAACGCTACATAGAAGCGGTTGGCGAATATGTGGATGTGATCGGCTTTGGCGATGATCTGGGGACCCAGATGGGCCTCCAGTTCAGCCCTGAATTTTACAGAAAGTTCTTCTTTGAACATCACCGCAGACTTTACAGCATGGTCCACACCCACACCAGAGCTTATGTGTTTCTTCATTCTTGTGGCTCTGTTTACGACCTTATTCCTGACCTAATTGAAGCAGGGGTTGATATTTTGAATCCGGTGCAGACTGCTGCTGCCAAGATGGAGCCCGAAAGACTTAAGAAAGAGTTTGGAGATAGACTGAGCTTTTGGGGTGGTGGAGCATGCCCCCAAACCGTCCTTCCCTGGGCCACCCCTGAGGAGGTGGAAGAACACGTTCGCCAGAGACTTCGCATTTTTGCCCCGGGCGGGGGTTATGTATTTGCTCCCATCCATAACATTCAGCCCGATGTTCCCCCTCAGAACATTGTGGCCATGTATGAGGCAGTTTTGAAATGGGGCCATTACCCTATTTCTTAA
- a CDS encoding glycosyltransferase family 2 protein → MTSISGVMPAYNEEANIGPMIEEMDRVLSSITDDYEIIVVDDGSKDNTAQKVMEKASIYPKVRLIRHEKNRGYGAAVYSGITAATKELIFFTDSDRQFKLEELKKLLPLIKEADLVAGYRPKRMDPWYRVLFGWGWSFLVTVLFGYTVRDIDCAFKLFKREVIEKVGPQIQSFGATFSAEFLVRAKRAGFKFQEVPVTHLPRPAGKQTGARLDVITRAFKELFLLRWRLWRESLGQSEEG, encoded by the coding sequence ATGACTTCCATATCTGGAGTGATGCCCGCCTATAACGAGGAAGCCAACATTGGCCCCATGATTGAGGAAATGGACAGGGTCCTTTCCTCGATCACTGATGATTACGAAATAATCGTGGTGGACGACGGAAGCAAGGATAATACTGCCCAAAAGGTGATGGAAAAAGCTTCTATATATCCAAAAGTGCGCCTCATCCGCCATGAGAAAAACAGGGGCTACGGTGCTGCTGTGTACTCCGGCATCACAGCGGCTACCAAAGAGCTCATATTCTTTACTGATTCAGACCGTCAGTTCAAGCTGGAGGAGCTTAAGAAACTGCTTCCTCTTATAAAAGAAGCAGACCTGGTGGCCGGGTACCGTCCTAAGCGGATGGACCCCTGGTACAGGGTGCTCTTCGGATGGGGCTGGAGTTTTCTGGTGACGGTGCTTTTTGGGTATACAGTCAGGGACATAGATTGTGCTTTTAAGCTTTTCAAACGGGAAGTTATAGAGAAAGTGGGGCCTCAAATTCAGTCTTTTGGGGCTACCTTCAGCGCTGAATTCCTGGTAAGAGCCAAGAGGGCTGGCTTCAAATTCCAGGAGGTCCCGGTTACCCATCTCCCAAGGCCCGCCGGGAAACAAACCGGAGCACGCCTCGATGTTATTACGAGGGCTTTCAAGGAGCTTTTCCTTCTGAGGTGGAGGCTCTGGCGAGAATCTCTTGGACAAAGCGAGGAAGGATAA
- the speE gene encoding polyamine aminopropyltransferase, with translation MLDPDKWIWELQTPGTIFGLKVKNWLVRRKTRYQTLEIALTEDHGLAMSLDGCFMLTERDEFFYHEMLVHPILLSLPDPSSVLIVGGGDGGALREVLRHPVKEAYLVEIDQDVLDAAIQYLEPVHRGSFHDPRVKIITTPGEEFVLKTDLKFDAIIVDSTDPIGPARRLFEEDFFISCRKALKEKGLMALQAGTPHLNPGELSSTVQALRKLFPFVEVYLGFMPSYPSGMWAYVAAGGRSARVKLSTLWKRYKQRELTTNYYTPELHLAAFILPRFVQEILARASTSEGKAP, from the coding sequence ATGCTAGACCCGGACAAATGGATCTGGGAGCTACAAACACCGGGAACCATATTTGGCTTAAAAGTGAAAAATTGGCTTGTGCGCCGGAAGACCCGCTATCAAACTCTGGAGATCGCCCTTACTGAGGATCATGGATTAGCCATGAGCCTTGATGGGTGCTTCATGCTTACCGAAAGGGATGAATTTTTCTACCATGAAATGTTAGTTCACCCTATCCTTCTCTCACTGCCAGACCCCTCATCAGTGCTTATCGTAGGCGGTGGGGATGGTGGAGCTCTAAGGGAAGTCCTGCGCCATCCGGTAAAGGAAGCTTACCTTGTGGAGATAGACCAGGACGTCCTGGATGCAGCCATCCAGTACCTTGAACCCGTTCACAGGGGCTCTTTCCATGACCCCAGGGTTAAGATAATAACCACGCCTGGGGAAGAGTTTGTCCTGAAGACAGACCTTAAATTTGATGCCATCATCGTAGATTCCACCGACCCCATAGGGCCCGCAAGGAGGCTTTTTGAAGAAGATTTCTTCATTTCCTGCAGGAAAGCACTCAAAGAGAAGGGGCTTATGGCCTTGCAGGCTGGCACCCCCCATCTTAACCCCGGAGAATTGTCATCCACAGTTCAAGCCTTGCGCAAACTTTTCCCCTTTGTAGAAGTCTACCTTGGCTTTATGCCCTCTTACCCTTCGGGAATGTGGGCTTACGTGGCGGCGGGAGGGAGGTCAGCAAGGGTTAAGCTGAGCACTTTGTGGAAAAGATACAAACAAAGGGAGCTTACGACCAATTACTACACCCCGGAACTCCATCTGGCTGCTTTTATCCTTCCTCGCTTTGTCCAAGAGATTCTCGCCAGAGCCTCCACCTCAGAAGGAAAAGCTCCTTGA
- the speD gene encoding adenosylmethionine decarboxylase, translating into MKALGRQLVVEFWDCQGDLNSAELIEKTLKEAVQKAKAFLLDTKVHQFQPHGISGVAVIAESHISIHTWPEYKYAAVDAFTCGNTDPEAAVEHIRQVLKPKRVKSLKIERGILQDQSLHLEYRDYDT; encoded by the coding sequence ATGAAAGCTCTGGGCCGTCAGCTTGTGGTGGAATTCTGGGACTGCCAGGGGGACCTGAATTCTGCCGAGCTCATTGAAAAAACCCTGAAGGAGGCGGTCCAGAAGGCTAAGGCCTTCTTGCTGGACACCAAAGTCCACCAGTTTCAGCCCCACGGGATATCGGGGGTGGCAGTGATAGCCGAATCTCATATTTCCATCCACACCTGGCCTGAATACAAGTATGCAGCCGTTGATGCTTTCACCTGCGGCAACACTGACCCCGAGGCAGCCGTAGAGCATATCCGCCAGGTGCTCAAGCCTAAAAGGGTAAAATCCCTGAAGATAGAGAGGGGCATCCTTCAGGACCAAAGCCTGCACCTGGAGTATAGAGATTATGACACCTGA